One window of Cataglyphis hispanica isolate Lineage 1 chromosome 12, ULB_Chis1_1.0, whole genome shotgun sequence genomic DNA carries:
- the LOC126853631 gene encoding membrane-associated protein Hem, whose translation MARPIVPSQQKLAEKLTILNDRGIGMLTRIYNIKKACGDAKSKPAFLSDKALESSIKAIVRKFPNIDIKGLQTITNIRNEIIKSLSLYYYTFVDLLDFKDNVCELLTTMDACGVHMDITINFDLTKGYLDLVVIYISLMILLSRVEDRKAVLGLFNAAHEMVHSQSDPSFPRLGQMIMDYDAPLKKLSEEFIPHSKLLKNALTSLWPVYPGRNLSADTWRADQKLSLVGSPGQILKAAATDTMSCETLSLDRIERWVILGFTLCHTFLNQEQPSKLWITALESGWVLALFRDEVIYIHQYIQTFFEGMKGYSKRVSEVKECYNQAVQKAGYRHRERRKFLRTALKELGLILTDQPGLLGPKALLVLMGLSHARDEVLWLLRHGDNPPIQGKGKGRGSEDLVDRQLPELLFHCEELRALVKKYSQVLQRYYVQFLSGFDAPALHQMIQNLPVCPEDEGAILSDMCSTIASLTVKQVEDNELFDFRAFRLDWIRLQAYMSIAKCNMNLADNRELASFMDTVIFHTKMVDNLDEMLVETSDLSIFCFYSKIFEDQFHMCLEFPAQNRYIVAFPLICSHFQSCTHELCPEERHHIRERSLSVVNMFLDEMAKEAKNIITTICDEQCNMSDKLLPKHCALLISQVVNRKKKDKNKKNMYEIHKPGIESYRKTREELTTMDKLHMALTELCYAINYCPTINVWEYTFAPREYLHQHLESRFARALVGMVMYNPDTSEIAKPSELFVSVRSYMNVLQTIENYVHIDITRVFNNALLQQTQELDSHGDKTIAALYTQWYSDVLLRRVSAGNICYSANQRAFVSLSVEGAIPFNAEEFSDINELRALAELIGPYGMKMLNENLMWHIASQVQQLKKLVAGNKDVLISLRTNFDKPEVMKEQFKKLQHVDNVLQRVTIIGVILSFRQLAQSALVDVLEERIPFLLSSILDFRHHLPSGDPMRVVSEMTSAAGLTCKVDPTLTTALRNQKAEVDEDEHLLVCLLMVFVAVSIPKLARNDNSFYRASLEGHSNNIHCMATAINNIFGALFTICGQNDIEDRMKEFLALASSSLLRLGQEADKEATRNRESVYLLLDQIVQESPFLTMDLLESCFPYALIRNAYHDVYKLEHSQP comes from the coding sequence ATGGCTCGACCTATCGTGCCGAGCCAGCAAAAGCTGGCCGAAAAgttaactattttaaatgatagagGTATCGGTATGTTAAcacgtatttataatatcaaaaaagcgTGTGGTGATGCGAAATCGAAGCCTGCCTTCCTATCCGATAAGGCGTTGGAGTCTTCCATCAAGGCGATCGTCAGAAAGTTTCCTAACATCGATATAAAGGGATTACAGACTATTACAAACATTCGTAACGAGATCATCAAATCCTTGTCATTGTATTACTACACATTTGtggatttattagattttaaagataatgtaTGCGAGCTTTTGACAACTATGGATGCATGCGGTGTTCATATggatattacaattaattttgactTGACCAAAGGGTATTTAGATCTTGTAGTCATTTATATCAGTTTGATGATCCTTCTATCAAGAGTCGAAGATCGTAAGGCGGTGCTAGGGTTGTTCAATGCAGCCCATGAAATGGTGCACAGTCAATCAGATCCCAGTTTTCCTCGCTTAGGACAAATGATTATGGATTATGACGCTCCATTGAAAAAACTTTCAGAAGAATTTATACCGCATTCTAAATTGCTGAAAAATGCCCTGACTTCATTGTGGCCAGTATATCCTGGTAGAAACTTGTCTGCTGATACATGGAGAGCTGATCAAAAATTGAGTCTTGTTGGTAGTCCTGGCCAGATACTAAAGGCAGCAGCAACCGACACTATGTCATGCGAAACATTGAGTTTGGATAGAATAGAAAGATGGGTGATTCTTGGATTTACACTTTGTCATACATTCTTAAATCAGGAACAACCAAGCAAATTGTGGATCACTGCTTTAGAATCTGGTTGGGTGTTAGCATTATTTAGAGATGAGGtgatttatatacatcaatacattcaaacatttttcgaAGGTATGAAAGGATATAGCAAAAGAGTTTCAGAAGTAAAGGAATGTTACAATCAAGCAGTACAAAAAGCTGGTTACAGGCATagggaaagaagaaaattcttAAGGACTGCTCTGAAAGAACTAGGTTTAATTCTAACCGACCAACCTGGTCTTCTGGGACCGAAGGCATTGCTAGTCTTAATGGGACTCTCTCATGCAAGAGACGAGGTACTGTGGCTACTGAGACATGGGGACAATCCTCCTATTCAAGGCAAAGGTAAAGGACGAGGTAGCGAGGATTTGGTGGACCGCCAATTGCCAGAATTGCTCTTCCATTGCGAAGAACTACGAGCATTAGTAAAGAAATACTCTCAGGTGCTTCAAAGGTATTACGTCCAATTTCTTTCGGGATTCGATGCACCTGCTTTGCATCAAATGATACAAAATCTTCCAGTTTGTCCTGAAGATGAAGGAGCTATTCTTAGTGACATGTGTTCAACTATAGCTAGTCTGACTGTAAAACAAGTTGAGGACaatgaattatttgatttcCGTGCCTTCCGACTGGATTGGATTAGGCTACAGGCCTATATGTCTATCGCGAAGTGCAATATGAATCTAGCTGATAATAGAGAATTGGCTTCCTTCATGGATACAGTAATCTTCCACACAAAAATGGTTGACAATTTAGACGAGATGCTAGTCGAGACGTCGGATTTATCCATCTTCTGTTTTTACAGCAAGATATTTGAAGATCAATTCCACATGTGTCTCGAGTTTCCTGCTCAGAATCGATACATTGTCGCCTTCCCGCTCATATGCAGCCATTTCCAGAGTTGTACTCATGAGCTTTGTCCGGAGGAGCGTCATCACATTCGCGAGAGGAGCCTCTCCGTCGTCAATATGTTCCTGGATGAGATGGCCAAAgaagctaaaaatattatcacaacTATTTGCGACGAGCAATGTAACATGAGCGATAAATTACTACCAAAACATTGCGCTTTGTTAATCTCACAAGTTGTCAATCGTAAAAAGAAGgacaaaaataagaagaatatgTACGAGATTCATAAACCTGGAATAGAGAGCTATCGGAAGACACGGGAGGAATTAACGACGATGGACAAACTGCATATGGCCCTTACGGAGTTATGTTACGCCATCAATTATTGTCCCACTATCAATGTCTGGGAATATACTTTCGCACCGAGAGAATATTTGCATCAACATCTGGAGTCGCGATTTGCTAGAGCGCTCGTGGGAATGGTCATGTATAATCCAGATACCAGCGAAATAGCCAAACCATCTGAACTTTTTGTCAGTGTTAGATCCTACATGAATGTTCTTCAAACTATCGAGAATTATGTTCATATAGATATCACACGTGTCTTCAACAACGCTCTACTTCAGCAAACTCAGGAGCTGGATAGTCACGGCGACAAAACCATAGCTGCACTCTACACGCAGTGGTACTCAGACGTTCTGCTGAGACGAGTTAGCGCCGGCAATATTTGTTATTCCGCGAATCAACGGGCGTTTGTTAGCTTATCAGTAGAAGGTGCCATTCCATTTAATGCTGAGGAATTCTCTGACATTAATGAATTGAGAGCGTTGGCCGAACTGATAGGACCATATGGTATGAAGATGTTGAACGAGAACTTGATGTGGCACATCGCCAGTCAGGTGCAACAGTTGAAGAAGCTGGTAGCGGGTAATAAGGATGTACTGATCTCTCTGAGAACTAATTTCGACAAACCAGAGGTGATGAAAGAGCAGTTCAAGAAGTTGCAACACGTAGACAATGTTCTTCAGCGAGTTACCATAATAGGCGTGATTCTGAGTTTCAGGCAATTAGCACAGTCGGCATTGGTTGATGTGCTGGAGGAACGCATACCATTCCTGTTGAGCTCTATATTGGATTTTAGACATCACCTGCCATCCGGCGATCCCATGCGCGTTGTCTCCGAAATGACATCAGCCGCAGGCTTGACTTGCAAGGTCGATCCCACCTTGACGACCGCATTAAGAAACCAAAAGGCGGAAGTTGATGAGGATGAACATTTGCTCGTTTGTCTGCTGATGGTATTCGTAGCGGTTTCCATTCCGAAATTGGCACGAAATGACAATTCCTTTTATAGAGCGTCGCTCGAGGGCCATTCCAACAACATACATTGTATGGCGAccgcgataaataatatattcggaGCACTGTTCACGATTTGTGGGCAGAATGATATAGAAGATAGGATGAAGGAGTTCCTCGCTCTGGCCTCGTCCAGTTTGTTGAGATTAGGCCAAGAAGCGGACAAGGAAGCAACTCGAAACAGAGAGTCCGTCTATCTTTTATTAGATCAAATAGTACAAGAATCTCCATTTTTAACGATGGATTTATTGGAGAGCTGCTTTCCATATGCATTGATACGCAACGCATATCACGACGTGTACAAGCTTGAGCACTCACAACCGTGA